ACTCCATACAGTGAAGCAACCTCTTCCACATGGATGATGGAATCACATTCATTAGGTTGTGACATTGTTTCACCTTGAGGACTTTTAGGTGACAAAAGGATTCCACATGGATTTTATCATTCcatatttctttttgttgaacTCCCTCAACATGTAACTCTTCTAACTTTGGAAATGCAAGCTACAAATGTACAgagataaatgaaaaatatgcaaaacaGCTTAGGGTCAAAGCactaaaaacaaagaaaaataacaaataagatAAATCGGGATACCTTCTCATCAAATAGAGGATGTGACCCATCACTAGCACAATTCTCTGAACTAAAGCAAACCAAACTCTTAAGGTCATCAAGCTTGAGTTTGGTTAAATGAGGGAACTTGAATGTCTCTACGgtttccccttttccttcttccatcaCAATTATGCCTCGTAGATTATTGCAACATGAAACATCAAGCACTACAAGTTCATGAAGAGTTTTGGCTGTCACACTCGAGAAGAGATATGACAAACTATGACAATGCCTTGCGTTCACTTCCTTCAAACTAGGAAATGCCAAGGTTACTTTGCATTCACTCTTCAAAATGTCTCTCAGCCTTGGTAGATTCAACAACTCCACTTTTTTTAATGCAGAGAGGACCAATGGTTTTTGCCTTCTCTCGGTCTTGAGACTTACCGGTTCAAATAATGCCTCCAAGGAGGGACACCCGATCACCTTAATTTCATACAAGCTTTGCAAcctattgattgaatttgatggaaaaacATGTGATAGATTTTCACAAAGTTCAAGAGTGAGGGATGTGAGTTTGTAGAAGGACTGTTCGTTGAATTGGTTGTGCCATATCCTCTTTAATTCGCACATCGACGAAAGTTTCAATTTCtccaagcttggaaaaagaacctGCATGAAAACCTCGTATATGTTGAATAACTGAAATTTTGGTATGGAATTTCTTATGCCAATAATTTCATGGCATCTTTGGAAATGAACAACATCATAAGTTAGTTCTTGCACCACGAATTACTAAACTTTTGGTATAGAATAATGATCCAATTCATAAGAAATTGCTTCACATACTGGATCTAGAAGAATgctgaataaataaataaaaaaaagcaataCTATAGATGCTTACTTACCTTTTCATTGAAGAAGACGGGCAAGGACAAGTCAGAGTTGACACGGCCAAATGGTTTTTGTAAACCCGCATCAGCTGTTATCGACCGTTGCTTTCCTTCGAATGAAAAGAATGTCATCATTTTGGGGCATTCAGATATTGTTAATCTTGTTAAGGTTGGATAGTGAATACAGTATGTCCCATAGGAGAATGTCCTGAGATTTGGCAATTCCTCAAGAGATAAGGAGGATAATAGAGGGAACTCTAGAGTGTCGATGGATGCATCTTCCtttgattcttcttcttgcacatGTATAATTTCCTCCAACAGTTTACATCTCActatttttatctcttttatttGTTGGAGTGCTttagccatggaagaagaaaaaataaacctCAAGTTCTCACAGTTTTGCACTTTTAGTACCCTCAAGTTTCGGAAACACAATGCTCTTCTTGGATTCTTGTTCCATATGTGTCCCAACCTTGATAAGTCACTCAAGGTTAATGTTGTCAATTGCGATAGAATCTCAACATCCCCAATGACTGTTAGTCCTTCAAGGTCAAATACTTCTCGTAGTAACTGACATCTTTCAATGGTTATGGCTTCCAAATTCTGTAGCTTTGTCACCAAATTTGATGGGAAGATGCTCAAGAGGAAGGCACAATCCTCAACCTTAAAAAATTTTAGGTTGCTCACAATTGAAGGAAATTGAGAATTCCATATCTCTTTCAATTTGGGAAGTTCAGATATTGTCAAGGACTCCAATGAGGCCAATGAAACCTTAAAATGTAAGGAGAAACACGTTATAAAGGCatatgcatttatttttctttaactGCAAGGAGTGGAAAACACCACAAAATCTCGCAATGCTTATAACTAAAAGCTATGAACACTCGCTAtctatgaaaaattaataaaggaaATAATCTCAACATAATAGATTTGAAGATGACGGAAAAAAAAGTTGAGTagtgattttttgaattttacttttttcttctgtAAATGTCATCAACTTTTACACTTGACTTACCATTTAACTTATTGTCTATTGGGGCTCCATTATATATATGGCGGGGGGGGGAGAGGAAGTTATAATCCCTGAGCTATTGAGGTTATTGAATTTAGCTCCCATTTTGTGCTTtctaaattttacaaattaatgGCATAGACTCAATTAATTCTTGTTAATCGTTAAATGTGgtcttatataatattttaaacgACTATGTAGAAAAAAGCTCAATTATTTTCGCCAAATGGTCATGAACTAACAACATATTAAGTTAAAGAAAGACATagaacaacattaaacattAAAGTGAACATTAAGTGAACATTATTTAAAGGGCTTTTAATTGACAAACCGATAAAAActatatttataatttgattaaagGTGTAATTTGAGTCtggaatttttcttcaaagtatcccccaaaaaaaaaaaaaaagccttatCAAAAGATTGTAAGTATaaagtatttataaatttatgaagtagtcagaaatttttttgttcccgtgCATAATATGGGCTCAAATTCTCGTATATTTGTAATGCATAATAGACAACTAATCATACCAAAGTCAAAAAGGCGTTCATCAATTTAAGATCCATGGTTGGCCATAACATCCATGAGCTGGTCGCAACAGCACCATATGGGCATCAAAGTCGATTTCAGCAATGGGTTTAATTCTACCTATATAAGAACCTAAGATACCCCTTTCTAGTCATGAAAAGATTAATTTATGTGGAAAGTTAGTCATGTAGCCAAGAAAAAGAGTTACttaatttgataaataattTTAGCCGAGCATCATGCTTTGCGGTTTGGGGcacatgataaaaataatctgaaaaacgttttccatttttttttaatttatattgacAGAACAATTAAAGCAATTGCTAAATCAAAACGATAGTGCACAAATGAATGTTAGATAAGTTTCTAATTAATATTCTCAAGCaatattttattacaaaaaagaaatttttaaacatGGGCAGCGCACATAAATTCTACCAATAATATTAGAAAGGATGTTTGAACAAAGATTAGTGGTAGATTTGATCACAATAAAAAGTTCAATAGCTTACAaaaattagaacaaaaaaaaaattattcccctaACATCTCATTCATGTGCCAAGGTTACAAAAGCAATTTGGACTATTGaaattatgtttaatttttcatttgtaaTAACATGACGGTTCCGTCATTTAACAAATAAGAGTATAATGGAACGTTGTGTCGAACCACAATTCCACAAAGGTCCATTTACCTACCACAACTCTTTACAGTCATTGAGGGAAGAAAAAAGCAACTTAATAGTCTCAACTACTCTAATGCTGATGTACTTACgattaaaattggaaatttatatttaattaatttggatGTTGTATGACACAGTCAAGGTAGTTAAATTCAcctattgaatttttttagttcttaCTTTCACTTTAATCAGTCGGGTCAAATAGAATTCTACCAATGTCCATTCATTATTAGATAAAGGTCATTAAAATTATATAGGTCCGATATACCTCCttcattttatcaatatatCCATAAATGTTTGTGTATTCATATTCAATTTTACCATTAAGCAATGATaaactttgaaattatttaataaatctaCGTATCGTATGGCGCTTTTTAACTATATTGATAACATAACACAAACAAAGTGAGATGTAATTAACCGATGTATAAATGTTTTTATGTATTCAAATATCACATAGCAATTacattttgcaaaattaaattattgtttGTCGTAATTATTCTGGAAACAAAATCTCATAAACAAAGTATTTATCCAATTTTTCCACATCCTATTATAGTCTCACATATCCATGCACTAAATCTCAAAAACCAATTATATACCTGTTGTCCGTCGAAGAAATCGAATAAATGGTCCGCAGTTTTACAGAAGCTCGTCATCTTTGGCAAGTTTCGTAATGTCAACCTACGCAATTTGCATGACGTCACTTTGGTATCATCATCTATTTCATCTCCATCTTCATTTGTCTCCCCATCTGCAAGAATTTGCTGCATCAAGCAGCACTTGCTTATTTCAATCTCTTCGAGCTGTGATATTATTCTCTTCATGGAGAAAGGAAACAAATGTTTGATTTCATTACAGTTATCCACTTTCAGaatctttaatttattgaaGGATTCTAGGGAAAGAGAACCACGACAAATCTTCTCCAAGTTGTTCAGATTCTTGAGAAATAAAGATTCCAATCTAGTAAATGCAGTGCACTGGACATTCTCTGTGGAATCAACAACATATTGAAAGGAGGAGCTATTTTGTACGTGAAGATGCTTCAATTCCTGAAATCCTCCGACGCACAAATCGTGAATGTTATGTATGTCATTTTGCAATCCATCCAAGTGGAGATCTTGCGGTTTTTGCGAACATTTTGACACCCactcttcaagaggaagattgCGTGAATCCAGCTTCAGCTTTAAAGTTCTGGATTCTTTGTATTTGCCCGACCAATTCCAAACGTCCCCAATTTGGATTTTATACTTGTTCAGTTTCCCAAATGGCAAGCCTGTTGAAAGATTGACAGATTGAGGAATGGCAATGCATAGAGTGCTCAAATTTTTCATGCTTTTCAACTCGGCCAGGCTGGCATTGCTTGGCGGTGCTTCATCCTCAGCCTCCCACTGATCAAAGCTGTCTTCCATGTTCAATTCTTCTAAATTGACCAAGCTTCCGAGCACACCTGGTTCGATAACTTTGAGCTCAATGCACTCAGTCaagtccaaaaatctcaattctgtTAATTCACCTATTTCTTTGGGCAGTCTAGGGATTGTTGATGCAAGGAAACTTAGGAATTGCAATCCTTTCAACTTTCCAAGAATAGTCACGTCCTCCAGATGGCACTGATCAAGACACAGCGATTTGAGGTTTCCAAGGAACTTAATCGACGAAGGTAGAGAGGTGAAATATAAGCCAGTCAAGTCTAAGACTTGAAGTTTCTCCATAGATTCAAAAAATGAATCGGGAATTTTGAGAGACGGATTGCGTTCGACTAGCAGAAGCATCCTCAAGTTTGGGCAATCCAAATTTTCAGGAAGCTCATCAATGCCAACCCATAAGAAGGATATTGCAGTGCATTTTCTAAGCTCATGCGTTGACCATTTTTTAAACCCAAAACCCTTCCTCCCGACCAAGGCGTTCCATTCTGTGGAAAACATAGAGATGGCTGCATCAACAAATATGTCATGCATTCTGAACTTTTCCAAGTCATTACTATCTAGTAACAAAGAAGAGTCCTGCAGCCTATGCAGATCCAcaatcaacctatctctagcGTCTTCGATGGTGTTGCTGAATTTTTCATATAATCCCAAACCCATGCAGTAGATAAAGGAATCTCTTACGAAAATTTTTCCGGAGTCTAGAGCACAAATCAAGAACAATGATTGAATCCTCTCATCTTTTAAGTCATTGTAATTTTGTTCCACTAGTGATTTTACATTCGACTCATCTATATAGGTCGAAGCATTCCTCCATGCAGCCAAATCTCCATGCCTCAACGTTTTTGCCAACGAAACAATCAAAAGTggcaagcctccacaattctTGACCACTCTCTTCACCAAGCTTGTAAACTTAGGATCCATAACTCTGTCCTCTACTATCCTTTTGAAAAGTCTCCGTGCTTCTCCATCCTCTAACTTATTGAGTTGGAATTGTTGGTCAGAGCACATGTGAATGCGCAAAACATCTCGGTATCTAGATGTTAATAATAGCTTACAGCTTCTTACTTTATTGCCATCTCCGCAAGGAATTCCAACTTCCTTCAACTCAAGTTTCTCCcacaaattatctaaaattatgAGAATGTTTTTCTTATTATCACCCTCTAACCTTTCACGTAAACGATTTGCTCGACCATATGTAGTTTCCTCATTCATTAGCTTCAAGCCCAATGCATAAGCAATTTCTCCCTGAATTCTTTTTAGGTCTGGATTGCGTGATATATTTGCCTTGGCGACCACATCGTACAGCTTTTGTTCCTTAATTCGCCTTTCCACATCCTCCAAAAGCCTAGACTTGCCAACTCCACCTACTCCCCACACCCCAATCACATTGACCTTGTCATCAACTACAGCCTTCATTACATCCTCCATGATTTTGGCCCTGGACTCCAAGACATCTTCTTTGTTGTCAAAGGATCTTGCAACGGAAGTGGTAGCAGTGACAATTCCTATTGGAGGACTCTCATGGTAGACCTTCTGGAAGTTATTATTTCGACTTTTCTCTTGGAGTCTCTGAATGACTTTAGTTATCTTCATCACCTTCCTGCCAATTAGATGGCGCACCACGGGATTGGGAAGCCACCCACGGAAGCAAGCATTGTTTGCACTTTCACCACATTTTAACAGGTTATCTGCCTTCTCAATCTCCTCCTTCACACTCTTCAGCCAATTCTCAACATCGGTGTATATGGGTTTTCCATTATTCTTGGCGTCTTGGACGTCATGCTGCACCCTTTCCCATGCAGTCTCCAGCTCCTTGACTCCATTTTTGAGATCGTTGATGTAGCTCTTGTAGCATAGCACGTACCCAAATTGACGTCCAATGGGTGCAAGTAGGCACTCACCGAGTTTCGACAAAAGATTCGATGCAACGGGGCAAGCAATTGCCTCGGCCATaatctcttctttattttgtagAATTTCCTTCTTGTTGCTTAAACAAATGGGTGCGGGGGAAACTGAAGCGAGAATAGAACTAACCAGTTAAACTGTGAAAcaaaactagagagagagagagagagagagagagagagagagggagagagagagtgtgtacGTACGTACGGAAGCAAGAGCGATGTAAATAAACAGAGACTGAGGAATATCAGCAAGAGCAACATAAAACGCAGAGTTATTTGGGAAAAAACTTGGTCGCTCAATGATGGGTCACCGCGCTCGGTGCACCCAAGTAACCCGTTACTCGTTTACGTGGAGAACTTGCAGATGATCTTACGAGGGCAAGCAACATGTTACTAGTTTACCATGTGCATTAGaagcctaatttttttttcattttttgttcctgtTGTCTATGTTTTCTTTGACACTAGTTCAACAGTTGTCGATTCTTTTGAATATGGACAGTCAGAATCATTTAGAACTCAAAGCTTAAAacgtttcctttcattttcatgatttcACAAGAAAGCAATAAGTATAGGTTACAAATCAAAGGATGCCGGGTACTTCTTAGGGAGCTAGGGAGCTAGTAATTGTTTTGATGTTTCTACCATCCACCACTTGTTTTGATAGCCGGTGCTTCTTAGAGCTTAGCAGATGCCGTGTCAACCATAGATTAAaagataatttctttaaaatggcCACATCCAAATGtgagaaattctaaattaaagTATAACATTGCTCCAAGTAAAAATTTGGATGCttactttatttaaaataaaataattagggTGGGGCTATTTTTATCCCCTCTTTGGCCGGggacaaatattttatttgattaaaataaccTTCTATGTTTGGAAACAAGGTGAATCACCTCCctacttttttctctctcctctcctcttcaccttttatgtttatttaaaattgactttaTATCCTGCCAtgtttgaaaatcaattaatcatCAATTAACCATGCTTTTCTTAATTTCTGATGgattaaattttgtaaaattattaAGGTCGTAATTTTGGTCCATAAAATACTTCTTTGCTTAGATTCTTAGTTCTTCAATATATAGCTTTTTCTATTCAACTTAATCTAAAGGGGTGCAAGGGGCCATTTTTATATGGAGCACTACTGACTCTACTTTTCGACTTGAACAAAGATTATTTGTCCTAACTCTCTCTATCGAATGTACGCCCGCAACACATATACACATATTCATTGTTCATCAATGAAAAAACTTgcaattgagaaattgattagTTGAGAATCGTATAATAGAAGGGGGAAATGATGAGGACAGAAATCATCACTGCGGTTCTGTCCAACTAGCCCAatcaaaaattgcaaatgacCATTagacaaacaaaaacaaaacaagacagcataaaaaatcacaactttaatAACACGCAACTTGGTATTAAGAAATTAGTTAGTTGAGAACTAGTGTGTAATATTAGAGGGAAACAAAATGATGAAGAGGAACAGATATCACCAGCTATCTTGAGCCCCCTAGCGCGTTGCGCGCCATCCGCTCGATGAGATGCCTAAGCTAGATCTAAAAGTTCGCGTTGAGAAAGTCCATTCCCGAGCTCCGATCGATCGTCTACTCGCCGTTTGGGTGTCACGCGGAGGGTTGAGACGGGGGAGACGGCGTTGGGGAGGGCTCCGGTCAAGCGGCTTCTGCTGGTCATGCCTGGCCGAACCAGATCTAGGCCGAAGTAGGGGAAGCCGAGCTGGTTCTCGGCTGGCCCTCGGCCTGGGCTGGTCGAGACGTTGCCGGACTGGGTGCGTGGCCAGCCCGAGGCGAGCGGTGGCACTCGCCGCGGCCGCCCCCGTCGGGGCGAGGTCGACAGAGCGCCGCGAGAGGCAGGGGAGGAGAGCAAGTCGGGTCTGCCTGGGTACCAAGTCGGATCCGGGTCGGTATGCATACGGGTCAGGTCTTTAGGGTTGGGTATTCGGGCTGGGATGATTTAGGCATGTTGGGTTTATTCTGCTTTAATGGGCCGGGCTTAGTTCATCTAGTTTTTAAAAGGTTGGGCCTTCTTTCTCTTTAAGCCGGACTGGGCCGGCGCTTAGGCCCAGATGCGCCGCTGGTTGGC
The nucleotide sequence above comes from Eucalyptus grandis isolate ANBG69807.140 chromosome 2, ASM1654582v1, whole genome shotgun sequence. Encoded proteins:
- the LOC104435251 gene encoding uncharacterized protein LOC104435251, with amino-acid sequence MAEAIACPVASNLLSKLGECLLAPIGRQFGYVLCYKSYINDLKNGVKELETAWERVQHDVQDAKNNGKPIYTDVENWLKSVKEEIEKADNLLKCGESANNACFRGWLPNPVVRHLIGRKVMKITKVIQRLQEKSRNNNFQKVYHESPPIGIVTATTSVARSFDNKEDVLESRAKIMEDVMKAVVDDKVNVIGVWGVGGVGKSRLLEDVERRIKEQKLYDVVAKANISRNPDLKRIQGEIAYALGLKLMNEETTYGRANRLRERLEGDNKKNILIILDNLWEKLELKEVGIPCGDGNKVRSCKLLLTSRYRDVLRIHMCSDQQFQLNKLEDGEARRLFKRIVEDRVMDPKFTSLVKRVVKNCGGLPLLIVSLAKTLRHGDLAAWRNASTYIDESNVKSLVEQNYNDLKDERIQSLFLICALDSGKIFVRDSFIYCMGLGLYEKFSNTIEDARDRLIVDLHRLQDSSLLLDSNDLEKFRMHDIFVDAAISMFSTEWNALVGRKGFGFKKWSTHELRKCTAISFLWVGIDELPENLDCPNLRMLLLVERNPSLKIPDSFFESMEKLQVLDLTGLYFTSLPSSIKFLGNLKSLCLDQCHLEDVTILGKLKGLQFLSFLASTIPRLPKEIGELTELRFLDLTECIELKVIEPGVLGSLVNLEELNMEDSFDQWEAEDEAPPSNASLAELKSMKNLSTLCIAIPQSVNLSTGLPFGKLNKYKIQIGDVWNWSGKYKESRTLKLKLDSRNLPLEEWVSKCSQKPQDLHLDGLQNDIHNIHDLCVGGFQELKHLHVQNSSSFQYVVDSTENVQCTAFTRLESLFLKNLNNLEKICRGSLSLESFNKLKILKVDNCNEIKHLFPFSMKRIISQLEEIEISKCCLMQQILADGETNEDGDEIDDDTKVTSCKLRRLTLRNLPKMTSFCKTADHLFDFFDGQQVSLASLESLTISELPKLKEIWNSQFPSIVSNLKFFKVEDCAFLLSIFPSNLVTKLQNLEAITIERCQLLREVFDLEGLTVIGDVEILSQLTTLTLSDLSRLGHIWNKNPRRALCFRNLRVLKVQNCENLRFIFSSSMAKALQQIKEIKIVRCKLLEEIIHVQEEESKEDASIDTLEFPLLSSLSLEELPNLRTFSYGTYCIHYPTLTRLTISECPKMMTFFSFEGKQRSITADAGLQKPFGRVNSDLSLPVFFNEKVLFPSLEKLKLSSMCELKRIWHNQFNEQSFYKLTSLTLELCENLSHVFPSNSINRLQSLYEIKVIGCPSLEALFEPVSLKTERRQKPLVLSALKKVELLNLPRLRDILKSECKVTLAFPSLKEVNARHCHSLSYLFSSVTAKTLHELVVLDVSCCNNLRGIIVMEEGKGETVETFKFPHLTKLKLDDLKSLVCFSSENCASDGSHPLFDEKLAFPKLEELHVEGVQQKEIWNDKIHVESFCHLKVLKVKQCHNLMNVIPSSMWKRLLHCMESLTVEKCQCLRNLFTMSMAKSLGQLQYLGLGGCGEIEYIVAKEEEEPKEATDQIVIPQLVTLYLHNMPKLRSFCQGKHILEWPSLKEFTIDGCKAVKVILGDVSCGKLEGSVPTHQPLLLVEKVEFPSMESMKILHMDNMEKIWLDDLDLNAFVKLKMLVVAYCEKLLSIFSSYNVLTRFRNLEKITVTDCGSLEVVFQVQEFEFIEACSTNTFQLRELVLMRLSKMKRLWSELPQGGLTFGRLQCTEVVQCESLKSLFPSSVAKSMTQLQKLLLLDCGVEEIIAEEDEVGMNAGDLFFPQLTELRLVDLLKLRSFHQNSHTSTWPLFKQLQVRHCNKMRSFSFACEFQSCQGTTTSENQPTLFSFEKVISHLKVLELTRDDVVMLPQHYIFDNLKELGLGCYHDENIAFPSDFLLQGFPNLEGLRVQCSSFEEIFSEDDLGHGGATPCGGLTDVEKPLKSLGNLKQLWLLELCNLRGIWKDGSLMAEILKQVEFLYLSQCLSLSIVFPSPASFQRLMILEVRECASLVHLGTCSAMTSLVHLTQLTLSDCGVMEDMATDDGDGAKEILFPKLKQLILDRLPSLGSFSPTNCAFRFPSLECIVITQCPKMNIFCNGALRTPKLDKVLLSKDDGEGHWEGDLNTTIRTLSTCNNP